A genomic stretch from Acinonyx jubatus isolate Ajub_Pintada_27869175 chromosome E2, VMU_Ajub_asm_v1.0, whole genome shotgun sequence includes:
- the LOC106980902 gene encoding leukocyte immunoglobulin-like receptor subfamily A member 6 isoform X14: MTPTLTTLLLLGLSVGPRTRAQAGTLPAPSLWAEPGSVVPWGSTVTIWCQGILEAHEFHLDKDGHPVPWDRQKPLEPGNKAKFSIRYVTEQYAGRYHCSCQSPTGSSEGSDPLELVVTGFHAKPTLSALPNPMVTSGGKVTLQCTSWTGFHRFVLMREGEPRPAWTLDSQRPTSGQFQALFPVGPVTPSARWTFRCHGYFNNTPQLWSYPSDPLELLVSGVSRKPSLLTQQSPVVTPGQRLTLQCRSHVGYDRFALYKEAAHDLPQHLSRQPQAGPSGADFPLGPVNSSHGGRYTCYGGHNLSSEWSAPSDPLDILVTGQLPSTPSLSVQPGPMVASGENVTLLCQSWSFVDTFLLSKEGAADPPLRLRSKYRAGHYQAKFSMNPVTSAQGGTYRCYGSYSTSPHLLSHPSDPLELQVSGSSGEPGPPATDPSSTAGPNRYLYVLIGAAGAFVLLLCLLVVLLVRRRRQGKGRKPGAADPEPQDRGLQDRCRRARRTARGGGGAGPAAGRGGWRPPRNDLCPGEPLKIKTQSGTGHFSFPPVGGIARHRSRGRQADGQSGCRM; encoded by the exons ATGACCCCCACCCTCACGACCCTGCTTCTCCTCG GGCTGAGTGTGGGACCCAGGACCCGAGCGCAGGCAG ggaccctccctgcaccctccctctgggctgagccaggctctgtggtCCCTTGGGGTAGCACTGTGACCATCTGGTGTCAGGGAATCCTGGAGGCCCACGAGTTCCATCTGGATAAAGACGGACACCCAGTGCCCTGGGACAGACAGAAGCCACTGGAGCCTGGGAACAAAGCCAAGTTCTCCATCAGATATGTGACAGAGCAGTATGCAGGCCGATATCACTGTTCCTGTCAAAGCCCCACTGGCTCCTCAGAGGGCAGTGACCCCCTGGAGCTGGTGGTGACAG GTTTCCATGCCAAACCCACTCTCTCAGCCCTGCCCAACCCCATGGTGACCTCAGGAGGGAAGGTGACCCTCCAGTGCACCTCATGGACGGGATTCCATAGGTTCGTCCTGATGAGGGAAGGAGAACCCAGACCCGCCTGGACCCTCGACTCCCAGCGACCCACCAGTGGACAGTTCCAGGCCCTGTTTCCTGTGGGCCCTGTGACCCCCAGCGCCAGGTGGACGTTCAGATGCCATGGCTATTTCAACAACACTCCCCAGTTGTGGTCATACCCCAGTGACCCCCTAGAACTGCTGGTCTCAG GTGtgtccaggaagccctccctccTGACCCAGCAGAGCCCCGTCGTGACCCCTGGACAGAGGCTGACCCTCCAGTGTCGCTCTCACGTCGGCTATGACAGATTCGCTCTGTACAAGGAGGCGGCACATGACCTTCCCCAGCACCTTAGCCggcagccccaggctgggccctCGGGGGCTGACTTCCCCCTGGGCCCAGTGAACAGCTCCCACGGGGGCCGGTACACGTGCTATGGTGGACACAACCTCTCCTCCGAGTGGTCGGCCCCCAGTGACCCCCTGGACATCCTGGTCACAG gACAGctcccctccacaccctcccTCTCAGTGCAGCCAGGACCCATGGTGGCCTCAGGAGAGAATGTGACCCTGCTGTGTCAGTCCTGGAGCTTTGTGGACACTTTCCTTCTGTCCAAGGAGGGGGCAGCCGACCCTCCCCTGCGTCTTAGATCAAAGTACCGAGCTGGACATTACCAGGCCAAATTCTCCATGAATCCTGTGACCTCAGCCCAGGGGGGGACCTACAGGTGCTACGGCTCATATAGCACCTCCCCCCACCTGTTGTCACACCCCAGTGACCCCCTGGAGCTCCAGGTCTCAG GATCCTCTGGAGAGCCCGGCCCCCCAGCCACAGATCCCAGCTCAACAGCTG GTCCCAACCGGTACCTGTACGTCCTCATCGGGGCCGCGGGGGCCTTCGTCCTGCTGCTCTGCCTCCTCGTCGTCCTCCTCGTCCGTCGCCGGCGTCAGGGCAAAGGCAGGAAGCCGG GGGCCGCAGACCCAGAGCCCCAGGACAGAGGCCTGCAGGACAG ATGCCGCCGTGCAAGACGCACAGCCCGAGGAGGGGGTGGAGCTGGACCAGCGG CAGGACGCGGAGGATGGAGACCCCCAAGGAACGACCTATGCCCAGGTGAGCCACTCAAGATCAAGACTCAGTCGGGGACCGGCCACTTCTCCTTCCCCCCTGTGGGGGGGATTGccagacacagaagcagaggaagaCAGGCAGATGGACAGTCAG GCTGCCGCATGTGA
- the LOC106980902 gene encoding leukocyte immunoglobulin-like receptor subfamily A member 6 isoform X8, with translation MTPTLTTLLLLGLSVGPRTRAQAGTLPAPSLWAEPGSVVPWGSTVTIWCQGILEAHEFHLDKDGHPVPWDRQKPLEPGNKAKFSIRYVTEQYAGRYHCSCQSPTGSSEGSDPLELVVTGFHAKPTLSALPNPMVTSGGKVTLQCTSWTGFHRFVLMREGEPRPAWTLDSQRPTSGQFQALFPVGPVTPSARWTFRCHGYFNNTPQLWSYPSDPLELLVSGVSRKPSLLTQQSPVVTPGQRLTLQCRSHVGYDRFALYKEAAHDLPQHLSRQPQAGPSGADFPLGPVNSSHGGRYTCYGGHNLSSEWSAPSDPLDILVTGQLPSTPSLSVQPGPMVASGENVTLLCQSWSFVDTFLLSKEGAADPPLRLRSKYRAGHYQAKFSMNPVTSAQGGTYRCYGSYSTSPHLLSHPSDPLELQVSGSSGEPGPPATDPSSTAGPNRYLYVLIGAAGAFVLLLCLLVVLLVRRRRQGKGRKPGAADPEPQDRGLQDRCRRARRTARGGGGAGPAGRGGWRPPRNDLCPGEPLKIKTQSGTGHFSFPPVGGIARHRSRGRQADGQSGGSSLLQAPRLAPPQPHTSPLPPPTAGCRM, from the exons ATGACCCCCACCCTCACGACCCTGCTTCTCCTCG GGCTGAGTGTGGGACCCAGGACCCGAGCGCAGGCAG ggaccctccctgcaccctccctctgggctgagccaggctctgtggtCCCTTGGGGTAGCACTGTGACCATCTGGTGTCAGGGAATCCTGGAGGCCCACGAGTTCCATCTGGATAAAGACGGACACCCAGTGCCCTGGGACAGACAGAAGCCACTGGAGCCTGGGAACAAAGCCAAGTTCTCCATCAGATATGTGACAGAGCAGTATGCAGGCCGATATCACTGTTCCTGTCAAAGCCCCACTGGCTCCTCAGAGGGCAGTGACCCCCTGGAGCTGGTGGTGACAG GTTTCCATGCCAAACCCACTCTCTCAGCCCTGCCCAACCCCATGGTGACCTCAGGAGGGAAGGTGACCCTCCAGTGCACCTCATGGACGGGATTCCATAGGTTCGTCCTGATGAGGGAAGGAGAACCCAGACCCGCCTGGACCCTCGACTCCCAGCGACCCACCAGTGGACAGTTCCAGGCCCTGTTTCCTGTGGGCCCTGTGACCCCCAGCGCCAGGTGGACGTTCAGATGCCATGGCTATTTCAACAACACTCCCCAGTTGTGGTCATACCCCAGTGACCCCCTAGAACTGCTGGTCTCAG GTGtgtccaggaagccctccctccTGACCCAGCAGAGCCCCGTCGTGACCCCTGGACAGAGGCTGACCCTCCAGTGTCGCTCTCACGTCGGCTATGACAGATTCGCTCTGTACAAGGAGGCGGCACATGACCTTCCCCAGCACCTTAGCCggcagccccaggctgggccctCGGGGGCTGACTTCCCCCTGGGCCCAGTGAACAGCTCCCACGGGGGCCGGTACACGTGCTATGGTGGACACAACCTCTCCTCCGAGTGGTCGGCCCCCAGTGACCCCCTGGACATCCTGGTCACAG gACAGctcccctccacaccctcccTCTCAGTGCAGCCAGGACCCATGGTGGCCTCAGGAGAGAATGTGACCCTGCTGTGTCAGTCCTGGAGCTTTGTGGACACTTTCCTTCTGTCCAAGGAGGGGGCAGCCGACCCTCCCCTGCGTCTTAGATCAAAGTACCGAGCTGGACATTACCAGGCCAAATTCTCCATGAATCCTGTGACCTCAGCCCAGGGGGGGACCTACAGGTGCTACGGCTCATATAGCACCTCCCCCCACCTGTTGTCACACCCCAGTGACCCCCTGGAGCTCCAGGTCTCAG GATCCTCTGGAGAGCCCGGCCCCCCAGCCACAGATCCCAGCTCAACAGCTG GTCCCAACCGGTACCTGTACGTCCTCATCGGGGCCGCGGGGGCCTTCGTCCTGCTGCTCTGCCTCCTCGTCGTCCTCCTCGTCCGTCGCCGGCGTCAGGGCAAAGGCAGGAAGCCGG GGGCCGCAGACCCAGAGCCCCAGGACAGAGGCCTGCAGGACAG ATGCCGCCGTGCAAGACGCACAGCCCGAGGAGGGGGTGGAGCTGGACCAGCGG GACGCGGAGGATGGAGACCCCCAAGGAACGACCTATGCCCAGGTGAGCCACTCAAGATCAAGACTCAGTCGGGGACCGGCCACTTCTCCTTCCCCCCTGTGGGGGGGATTGccagacacagaagcagaggaagaCAGGCAGATGGACAGTCAGGTGGGTCCTCTCTtctccaggctcccaggctcgCCCCACCCCAaccacacacctcccctctccctccgcccACTGCAGGCTGCCGCATGTGA
- the LOC106980902 gene encoding leukocyte immunoglobulin-like receptor subfamily A member 6 isoform X15, whose product MTPTLTTLLLLGLSVGPRTRAQAGTLPAPSLWAEPGSVVPWGSTVTIWCQGILEAHEFHLDKDGHPVPWDRQKPLEPGNKAKFSIRYVTEQYAGRYHCSCQSPTGSSEGSDPLELVVTGFHAKPTLSALPNPMVTSGGKVTLQCTSWTGFHRFVLMREGEPRPAWTLDSQRPTSGQFQALFPVGPVTPSARWTFRCHGYFNNTPQLWSYPSDPLELLVSGVSRKPSLLTQQSPVVTPGQRLTLQCRSHVGYDRFALYKEAAHDLPQHLSRQPQAGPSGADFPLGPVNSSHGGRYTCYGGHNLSSEWSAPSDPLDILVTGQLPSTPSLSVQPGPMVASGENVTLLCQSWSFVDTFLLSKEGAADPPLRLRSKYRAGHYQAKFSMNPVTSAQGGTYRCYGSYSTSPHLLSHPSDPLELQVSGSSGEPGPPATDPSSTAGPNRYLYVLIGAAGAFVLLLCLLVVLLVRRRRQGKGRKPGAADPEPQDRGLQDRCRRARRTARGGGGAGPAAGRGGWRPPRNDLCPGCRM is encoded by the exons ATGACCCCCACCCTCACGACCCTGCTTCTCCTCG GGCTGAGTGTGGGACCCAGGACCCGAGCGCAGGCAG ggaccctccctgcaccctccctctgggctgagccaggctctgtggtCCCTTGGGGTAGCACTGTGACCATCTGGTGTCAGGGAATCCTGGAGGCCCACGAGTTCCATCTGGATAAAGACGGACACCCAGTGCCCTGGGACAGACAGAAGCCACTGGAGCCTGGGAACAAAGCCAAGTTCTCCATCAGATATGTGACAGAGCAGTATGCAGGCCGATATCACTGTTCCTGTCAAAGCCCCACTGGCTCCTCAGAGGGCAGTGACCCCCTGGAGCTGGTGGTGACAG GTTTCCATGCCAAACCCACTCTCTCAGCCCTGCCCAACCCCATGGTGACCTCAGGAGGGAAGGTGACCCTCCAGTGCACCTCATGGACGGGATTCCATAGGTTCGTCCTGATGAGGGAAGGAGAACCCAGACCCGCCTGGACCCTCGACTCCCAGCGACCCACCAGTGGACAGTTCCAGGCCCTGTTTCCTGTGGGCCCTGTGACCCCCAGCGCCAGGTGGACGTTCAGATGCCATGGCTATTTCAACAACACTCCCCAGTTGTGGTCATACCCCAGTGACCCCCTAGAACTGCTGGTCTCAG GTGtgtccaggaagccctccctccTGACCCAGCAGAGCCCCGTCGTGACCCCTGGACAGAGGCTGACCCTCCAGTGTCGCTCTCACGTCGGCTATGACAGATTCGCTCTGTACAAGGAGGCGGCACATGACCTTCCCCAGCACCTTAGCCggcagccccaggctgggccctCGGGGGCTGACTTCCCCCTGGGCCCAGTGAACAGCTCCCACGGGGGCCGGTACACGTGCTATGGTGGACACAACCTCTCCTCCGAGTGGTCGGCCCCCAGTGACCCCCTGGACATCCTGGTCACAG gACAGctcccctccacaccctcccTCTCAGTGCAGCCAGGACCCATGGTGGCCTCAGGAGAGAATGTGACCCTGCTGTGTCAGTCCTGGAGCTTTGTGGACACTTTCCTTCTGTCCAAGGAGGGGGCAGCCGACCCTCCCCTGCGTCTTAGATCAAAGTACCGAGCTGGACATTACCAGGCCAAATTCTCCATGAATCCTGTGACCTCAGCCCAGGGGGGGACCTACAGGTGCTACGGCTCATATAGCACCTCCCCCCACCTGTTGTCACACCCCAGTGACCCCCTGGAGCTCCAGGTCTCAG GATCCTCTGGAGAGCCCGGCCCCCCAGCCACAGATCCCAGCTCAACAGCTG GTCCCAACCGGTACCTGTACGTCCTCATCGGGGCCGCGGGGGCCTTCGTCCTGCTGCTCTGCCTCCTCGTCGTCCTCCTCGTCCGTCGCCGGCGTCAGGGCAAAGGCAGGAAGCCGG GGGCCGCAGACCCAGAGCCCCAGGACAGAGGCCTGCAGGACAG ATGCCGCCGTGCAAGACGCACAGCCCGAGGAGGGGGTGGAGCTGGACCAGCGG CAGGACGCGGAGGATGGAGACCCCCAAGGAACGACCTATGCCCAG GCTGCCGCATGTGA
- the LOC106980902 gene encoding leukocyte immunoglobulin-like receptor subfamily A member 6 isoform X7 has product MTPTLTTLLLLGLSVGPRTRAQAGTLPAPSLWAEPGSVVPWGSTVTIWCQGILEAHEFHLDKDGHPVPWDRQKPLEPGNKAKFSIRYVTEQYAGRYHCSCQSPTGSSEGSDPLELVVTGFHAKPTLSALPNPMVTSGGKVTLQCTSWTGFHRFVLMREGEPRPAWTLDSQRPTSGQFQALFPVGPVTPSARWTFRCHGYFNNTPQLWSYPSDPLELLVSGVSRKPSLLTQQSPVVTPGQRLTLQCRSHVGYDRFALYKEAAHDLPQHLSRQPQAGPSGADFPLGPVNSSHGGRYTCYGGHNLSSEWSAPSDPLDILVTGQLPSTPSLSVQPGPMVASGENVTLLCQSWSFVDTFLLSKEGAADPPLRLRSKYRAGHYQAKFSMNPVTSAQGGTYRCYGSYSTSPHLLSHPSDPLELQVSGSSGEPGPPATDPSSTAGPNRYLYVLIGAAGAFVLLLCLLVVLLVRRRRQGKGRKPGAADPEPQDRGLQDRCRRARRTARGGGGAGPAAGRGGWRPPRNDLCPGEPLKIKTQSGTGHFSFPPVGGIARHRSRGRQADGQSGGSSLLQAPRLAPPQPHTSPLPPPTAGCRM; this is encoded by the exons ATGACCCCCACCCTCACGACCCTGCTTCTCCTCG GGCTGAGTGTGGGACCCAGGACCCGAGCGCAGGCAG ggaccctccctgcaccctccctctgggctgagccaggctctgtggtCCCTTGGGGTAGCACTGTGACCATCTGGTGTCAGGGAATCCTGGAGGCCCACGAGTTCCATCTGGATAAAGACGGACACCCAGTGCCCTGGGACAGACAGAAGCCACTGGAGCCTGGGAACAAAGCCAAGTTCTCCATCAGATATGTGACAGAGCAGTATGCAGGCCGATATCACTGTTCCTGTCAAAGCCCCACTGGCTCCTCAGAGGGCAGTGACCCCCTGGAGCTGGTGGTGACAG GTTTCCATGCCAAACCCACTCTCTCAGCCCTGCCCAACCCCATGGTGACCTCAGGAGGGAAGGTGACCCTCCAGTGCACCTCATGGACGGGATTCCATAGGTTCGTCCTGATGAGGGAAGGAGAACCCAGACCCGCCTGGACCCTCGACTCCCAGCGACCCACCAGTGGACAGTTCCAGGCCCTGTTTCCTGTGGGCCCTGTGACCCCCAGCGCCAGGTGGACGTTCAGATGCCATGGCTATTTCAACAACACTCCCCAGTTGTGGTCATACCCCAGTGACCCCCTAGAACTGCTGGTCTCAG GTGtgtccaggaagccctccctccTGACCCAGCAGAGCCCCGTCGTGACCCCTGGACAGAGGCTGACCCTCCAGTGTCGCTCTCACGTCGGCTATGACAGATTCGCTCTGTACAAGGAGGCGGCACATGACCTTCCCCAGCACCTTAGCCggcagccccaggctgggccctCGGGGGCTGACTTCCCCCTGGGCCCAGTGAACAGCTCCCACGGGGGCCGGTACACGTGCTATGGTGGACACAACCTCTCCTCCGAGTGGTCGGCCCCCAGTGACCCCCTGGACATCCTGGTCACAG gACAGctcccctccacaccctcccTCTCAGTGCAGCCAGGACCCATGGTGGCCTCAGGAGAGAATGTGACCCTGCTGTGTCAGTCCTGGAGCTTTGTGGACACTTTCCTTCTGTCCAAGGAGGGGGCAGCCGACCCTCCCCTGCGTCTTAGATCAAAGTACCGAGCTGGACATTACCAGGCCAAATTCTCCATGAATCCTGTGACCTCAGCCCAGGGGGGGACCTACAGGTGCTACGGCTCATATAGCACCTCCCCCCACCTGTTGTCACACCCCAGTGACCCCCTGGAGCTCCAGGTCTCAG GATCCTCTGGAGAGCCCGGCCCCCCAGCCACAGATCCCAGCTCAACAGCTG GTCCCAACCGGTACCTGTACGTCCTCATCGGGGCCGCGGGGGCCTTCGTCCTGCTGCTCTGCCTCCTCGTCGTCCTCCTCGTCCGTCGCCGGCGTCAGGGCAAAGGCAGGAAGCCGG GGGCCGCAGACCCAGAGCCCCAGGACAGAGGCCTGCAGGACAG ATGCCGCCGTGCAAGACGCACAGCCCGAGGAGGGGGTGGAGCTGGACCAGCGG CAGGACGCGGAGGATGGAGACCCCCAAGGAACGACCTATGCCCAGGTGAGCCACTCAAGATCAAGACTCAGTCGGGGACCGGCCACTTCTCCTTCCCCCCTGTGGGGGGGATTGccagacacagaagcagaggaagaCAGGCAGATGGACAGTCAGGTGGGTCCTCTCTtctccaggctcccaggctcgCCCCACCCCAaccacacacctcccctctccctccgcccACTGCAGGCTGCCGCATGTGA
- the LOC106980902 gene encoding leukocyte immunoglobulin-like receptor subfamily A member 6 isoform X4 translates to MTPTLTTLLLLGLSVGPRTRAQAGTLPAPSLWAEPGSVVPWGSTVTIWCQGILEAHEFHLDKDGHPVPWDRQKPLEPGNKAKFSIRYVTEQYAGRYHCSCQSPTGSSEGSDPLELVVTGFHAKPTLSALPNPMVTSGGKVTLQCTSWTGFHRFVLMREGEPRPAWTLDSQRPTSGQFQALFPVGPVTPSARWTFRCHGYFNNTPQLWSYPSDPLELLVSGVSRKPSLLTQQSPVVTPGQRLTLQCRSHVGYDRFALYKEAAHDLPQHLSRQPQAGPSGADFPLGPVNSSHGGRYTCYGGHNLSSEWSAPSDPLDILVTGQLPSTPSLSVQPGPMVASGENVTLLCQSWSFVDTFLLSKEGAADPPLRLRSKYRAGHYQAKFSMNPVTSAQGGTYRCYGSYSTSPHLLSHPSDPLELQVSGSSGEPGPPATDPSSTAGPNRYLYVLIGAAGAFVLLLCLLVVLLVRRRRQGKGRKPGAADPEPQDRGLQDSSGPAAATQEETLYAAVQDAQPEEGVELDQRDAEDGDPQGTTYAQVSHSRSRLSRGPATSPSPLWGGLPDTEAEEDRQMDSQVGPLFSRLPGSPHPNHTPPLSLRPLQAAACDAPPDVTYAQLNRLTLRRETSAPHSSQAGEPPAEPSVYAALAIR, encoded by the exons ATGACCCCCACCCTCACGACCCTGCTTCTCCTCG GGCTGAGTGTGGGACCCAGGACCCGAGCGCAGGCAG ggaccctccctgcaccctccctctgggctgagccaggctctgtggtCCCTTGGGGTAGCACTGTGACCATCTGGTGTCAGGGAATCCTGGAGGCCCACGAGTTCCATCTGGATAAAGACGGACACCCAGTGCCCTGGGACAGACAGAAGCCACTGGAGCCTGGGAACAAAGCCAAGTTCTCCATCAGATATGTGACAGAGCAGTATGCAGGCCGATATCACTGTTCCTGTCAAAGCCCCACTGGCTCCTCAGAGGGCAGTGACCCCCTGGAGCTGGTGGTGACAG GTTTCCATGCCAAACCCACTCTCTCAGCCCTGCCCAACCCCATGGTGACCTCAGGAGGGAAGGTGACCCTCCAGTGCACCTCATGGACGGGATTCCATAGGTTCGTCCTGATGAGGGAAGGAGAACCCAGACCCGCCTGGACCCTCGACTCCCAGCGACCCACCAGTGGACAGTTCCAGGCCCTGTTTCCTGTGGGCCCTGTGACCCCCAGCGCCAGGTGGACGTTCAGATGCCATGGCTATTTCAACAACACTCCCCAGTTGTGGTCATACCCCAGTGACCCCCTAGAACTGCTGGTCTCAG GTGtgtccaggaagccctccctccTGACCCAGCAGAGCCCCGTCGTGACCCCTGGACAGAGGCTGACCCTCCAGTGTCGCTCTCACGTCGGCTATGACAGATTCGCTCTGTACAAGGAGGCGGCACATGACCTTCCCCAGCACCTTAGCCggcagccccaggctgggccctCGGGGGCTGACTTCCCCCTGGGCCCAGTGAACAGCTCCCACGGGGGCCGGTACACGTGCTATGGTGGACACAACCTCTCCTCCGAGTGGTCGGCCCCCAGTGACCCCCTGGACATCCTGGTCACAG gACAGctcccctccacaccctcccTCTCAGTGCAGCCAGGACCCATGGTGGCCTCAGGAGAGAATGTGACCCTGCTGTGTCAGTCCTGGAGCTTTGTGGACACTTTCCTTCTGTCCAAGGAGGGGGCAGCCGACCCTCCCCTGCGTCTTAGATCAAAGTACCGAGCTGGACATTACCAGGCCAAATTCTCCATGAATCCTGTGACCTCAGCCCAGGGGGGGACCTACAGGTGCTACGGCTCATATAGCACCTCCCCCCACCTGTTGTCACACCCCAGTGACCCCCTGGAGCTCCAGGTCTCAG GATCCTCTGGAGAGCCCGGCCCCCCAGCCACAGATCCCAGCTCAACAGCTG GTCCCAACCGGTACCTGTACGTCCTCATCGGGGCCGCGGGGGCCTTCGTCCTGCTGCTCTGCCTCCTCGTCGTCCTCCTCGTCCGTCGCCGGCGTCAGGGCAAAGGCAGGAAGCCGG GGGCCGCAGACCCAGAGCCCCAGGACAGAGGCCTGCAGGACAG CTCCGGGCCAGCTGCCGCCACCCAGGAGGAGACCCTCT ATGCCGCCGTGCAAGACGCACAGCCCGAGGAGGGGGTGGAGCTGGACCAGCGG GACGCGGAGGATGGAGACCCCCAAGGAACGACCTATGCCCAGGTGAGCCACTCAAGATCAAGACTCAGTCGGGGACCGGCCACTTCTCCTTCCCCCCTGTGGGGGGGATTGccagacacagaagcagaggaagaCAGGCAGATGGACAGTCAGGTGGGTCCTCTCTtctccaggctcccaggctcgCCCCACCCCAaccacacacctcccctctccctccgcccACTGCAGGCTGCCGCATGTGACGCCCCCCCAGATGTGACCTACGCCCAGCTGAACCGCTTGACGCTCAGACGGGAGACGAGTGCACCCCATTCCTCCCAAGCCGGGGAGCCTCCAGCAGAGCCCAGCGTGTATGCTGCTCTGGCCATCCGCTAG
- the LOC106980902 gene encoding leukocyte immunoglobulin-like receptor subfamily B member 3 isoform X12 gives MTPTLTTLLLLGLSVGPRTRAQAGTLPAPSLWAEPGSVVPWGSTVTIWCQGILEAHEFHLDKDGHPVPWDRQKPLEPGNKAKFSIRYVTEQYAGRYHCSCQSPTGSSEGSDPLELVVTGFHAKPTLSALPNPMVTSGGKVTLQCTSWTGFHRFVLMREGEPRPAWTLDSQRPTSGQFQALFPVGPVTPSARWTFRCHGYFNNTPQLWSYPSDPLELLVSGVSRKPSLLTQQSPVVTPGQRLTLQCRSHVGYDRFALYKEAAHDLPQHLSRQPQAGPSGADFPLGPVNSSHGGRYTCYGGHNLSSEWSAPSDPLDILVTGQLPSTPSLSVQPGPMVASGENVTLLCQSWSFVDTFLLSKEGAADPPLRLRSKYRAGHYQAKFSMNPVTSAQGGTYRCYGSYSTSPHLLSHPSDPLELQVSGSSGEPGPPATDPSSTAGPNRYLYVLIGAAGAFVLLLCLLVVLLVRRRRQGKGRKPGAADPEPQDRGLQDSSGPAAATQEETLYAAVQDAQPEEGVELDQRDAEDGDPQGTTYAQAAACDAPPDVTYAQLNRLTLRRETSAPHSSQAGEPPAEPSVYAALAIR, from the exons ATGACCCCCACCCTCACGACCCTGCTTCTCCTCG GGCTGAGTGTGGGACCCAGGACCCGAGCGCAGGCAG ggaccctccctgcaccctccctctgggctgagccaggctctgtggtCCCTTGGGGTAGCACTGTGACCATCTGGTGTCAGGGAATCCTGGAGGCCCACGAGTTCCATCTGGATAAAGACGGACACCCAGTGCCCTGGGACAGACAGAAGCCACTGGAGCCTGGGAACAAAGCCAAGTTCTCCATCAGATATGTGACAGAGCAGTATGCAGGCCGATATCACTGTTCCTGTCAAAGCCCCACTGGCTCCTCAGAGGGCAGTGACCCCCTGGAGCTGGTGGTGACAG GTTTCCATGCCAAACCCACTCTCTCAGCCCTGCCCAACCCCATGGTGACCTCAGGAGGGAAGGTGACCCTCCAGTGCACCTCATGGACGGGATTCCATAGGTTCGTCCTGATGAGGGAAGGAGAACCCAGACCCGCCTGGACCCTCGACTCCCAGCGACCCACCAGTGGACAGTTCCAGGCCCTGTTTCCTGTGGGCCCTGTGACCCCCAGCGCCAGGTGGACGTTCAGATGCCATGGCTATTTCAACAACACTCCCCAGTTGTGGTCATACCCCAGTGACCCCCTAGAACTGCTGGTCTCAG GTGtgtccaggaagccctccctccTGACCCAGCAGAGCCCCGTCGTGACCCCTGGACAGAGGCTGACCCTCCAGTGTCGCTCTCACGTCGGCTATGACAGATTCGCTCTGTACAAGGAGGCGGCACATGACCTTCCCCAGCACCTTAGCCggcagccccaggctgggccctCGGGGGCTGACTTCCCCCTGGGCCCAGTGAACAGCTCCCACGGGGGCCGGTACACGTGCTATGGTGGACACAACCTCTCCTCCGAGTGGTCGGCCCCCAGTGACCCCCTGGACATCCTGGTCACAG gACAGctcccctccacaccctcccTCTCAGTGCAGCCAGGACCCATGGTGGCCTCAGGAGAGAATGTGACCCTGCTGTGTCAGTCCTGGAGCTTTGTGGACACTTTCCTTCTGTCCAAGGAGGGGGCAGCCGACCCTCCCCTGCGTCTTAGATCAAAGTACCGAGCTGGACATTACCAGGCCAAATTCTCCATGAATCCTGTGACCTCAGCCCAGGGGGGGACCTACAGGTGCTACGGCTCATATAGCACCTCCCCCCACCTGTTGTCACACCCCAGTGACCCCCTGGAGCTCCAGGTCTCAG GATCCTCTGGAGAGCCCGGCCCCCCAGCCACAGATCCCAGCTCAACAGCTG GTCCCAACCGGTACCTGTACGTCCTCATCGGGGCCGCGGGGGCCTTCGTCCTGCTGCTCTGCCTCCTCGTCGTCCTCCTCGTCCGTCGCCGGCGTCAGGGCAAAGGCAGGAAGCCGG GGGCCGCAGACCCAGAGCCCCAGGACAGAGGCCTGCAGGACAG CTCCGGGCCAGCTGCCGCCACCCAGGAGGAGACCCTCT ATGCCGCCGTGCAAGACGCACAGCCCGAGGAGGGGGTGGAGCTGGACCAGCGG GACGCGGAGGATGGAGACCCCCAAGGAACGACCTATGCCCAG GCTGCCGCATGTGACGCCCCCCCAGATGTGACCTACGCCCAGCTGAACCGCTTGACGCTCAGACGGGAGACGAGTGCACCCCATTCCTCCCAAGCCGGGGAGCCTCCAGCAGAGCCCAGCGTGTATGCTGCTCTGGCCATCCGCTAG